The Vitis riparia cultivar Riparia Gloire de Montpellier isolate 1030 chromosome 3, EGFV_Vit.rip_1.0, whole genome shotgun sequence genome segment acgttttttttttctcgtctAATCAGTTGAAGGTTACATTTGGTTTCtaaagaatttaagaaaaaatacaaaaaaaaaaattacttcttaagtcaataaattacttttaaatgctatattttgaaactaatttcaatgttttttttttcttttttatgtaaagattaaataatttgaaattgcataatttttttttaattatatttgattttttttttcatatttttcacaaaaaaaaaaaaacataaaaaagaatcttaatttttttttcttccttcaataATTTTCAAGTTCGAGAATCAATCATAACTCATAACTCAAATAGTACTATATGTAtactcatttttattaattaaatacaataaaatgtaaatttgtatctatgaaatataaaaatcaagaaaacgatGGTATAAccagtaattttttatttaataaaaaaaatcatattttattatattcgaATATCAACATCTATGAATGTGAAATATCAATATGACtactaatactaataataaaagggtttaaaaaaaaagagataaaaaagaaaaagaaaaaaaagggacaaGGGAACGAGAAGCACATGGGATGAGGGAAGGCAAGAAGAGTCTGATAGACAAGGGGCTCTAATGTGAATCAAATGGAAGGCATGGCATTGACTTGGGAGAAGGGAGAAATTGGAGGATAGGGATAGGGTATATACCCCCTTTCAAACTAGTGGACTATatttccctttccttttcttaaaTTCCAAGTCACCAATTCCATTGGCTGCCCACATTTTCTCATGcctcttcttgttttttgtttgtccAAACTACCCTTCCTTAGCACAACAATTTCATGcctatttaaattatatatatatataccaaaaaaacaaaaggattatttataaaagaaattgaaaaaataaaaataaaagaaaatgcagagaaagatataaagaaagggaaaaagtaagaaaaatttatgtattttttttttttttttgtttggataGTGGGAAAgtggagggaaagaaaattaaatgatagagtaatatatatatatatatatatatatttaaaagatttgatgacctttatatttttctcacctttataaatagaagaaaaataattttttttaacactttttccattttatttaccACAAGTCAAACAAAAcctaattattatttgttttaccttttttcacaacattgaaataaaaaataataattttcttcaatatttttctcctttttttgtattttttaataattaaatataagtacCTTTCTAAATACAAGAAGAATAAATATAAGTACCTAATATATTTCCTTTTACCTTCTTTTCATCACattcaaatagaaaaaaaaaataaaggcatGTTTTGTAGGGGTTgtcaaaaacaattctaaaaaatagttttttttataacaaattttaaaaattgttttatgatttttgtaaaacaaaggttgtttggaaatttaaaatatttttaacttatttttaaatatgttttaaaaataaattttaaatctagtgttttatttttaattattatacatgtttgtataattatttcttaaagcAATCCtcataaaacaagtgaaaacaacaagaaacgactaaaagatattttctgaaaacactatggtttctatttttaagaagagagaaaaaaaaaatagtttttgattgtCAAACGTGTACTCCTAATGGGTTTAAGATCATATCAACGGGTCTTCCATCTTGCAAATAAGTCATAtcatttttaagtaaaattttggaaatgataCCCTTATTTCCATATTTTCTAACTATTTTATCACCAATTTTGATTTCACATTTCTATgaaatatatacataaatagttTTTGGATTATAACTAGAACCACCCTTTTTTTTATCCATCACACATCAATAACTAAACCTTAACCACctattgataattttaaacaAGTTTCCATACCTGAATGCCAACTATGACTCGTAATAATCCATCTTTCAGGGCATATGatgaatagaaaattgtttctaaaaaattattcacaaacaaactcttaattttCTTTAGCATTTTTGTTATCGATGATTTCATCAAAATTGGTAAAAAGATGATGACTAAGAAATATTGCTACACCTCAAATGAAAAAACTTTCAATGTTACGGGTCCATTATAATACTTCGAACTACTTAGATTCTTGATCATATTTATTTGTACCATGATTATGCATATTTAGATATTTGAcatttattgaaatataaaatttcaatatattttttaaactatccgaattgaaattaaatttgtatggaaatattttaattttttttaatattagcatttcctaacttatttttttaaaaaaaaaatataaattgaaaaatcatctaagattattttaagttaaagcAAATGGACTCATTCTGGATCATATGAGACCATAGTTTTAGAATGAAcctaaaaaattagaaagaaagatgaaaagACTGAAAGGGGATGAGGAAGGAGCAGAGAGGGGAAGAGTCTGAGGATGGGGGTTTGACTAACAACTGTAACACGTGCCGGCATCGCTATATATACCAGCTCCCCTCAATTCGCTTCTTCACCCAACTCATAATCCACACACCCTTCATTTCTAggtcttctctttttctttctgtgTGATTTTCGCCGCTGGTGAATCCATCTGCAGTCATGGACGTCCGACGGCGACCAGTTGGGTCTGTCGAGGCCAAGCCTAATAGGAAACCCCTTGTTGTTGATGTGCATGATCCCATCAAGGCTTCTGATGCGCTGCCTCTCCCGCTCTATCTCGCCAACGCGGTCTTCTTTGGGGTTTTCTTCTCCGTTGTCTATTTCCTCCTGACGCGGTGGCGGGAGAAGATCCGTACGTCGACCCCTCTCCACGTCGTCACCTTGTCGGAGATTGCTGCCATCGTCACCTTTATGGGTTCGTGTATTTATCTTCTGGGGTTCTTCGGGATCGACTTCGTTCAGGGGTTTATCGCCCGCCCTGGTCACGATAATGAGTGGGATGCGGAGGATGATATTATTGTCAAGGAGGACGCTCGCGCCGTCCCCTGCGGCGCCGCGATAGACCGCGCTCCTCCGGTTGTGGCTGTGGCTTCTCCCAAGCCTAAGGTGCCCGTTTCCCCTCCGTCGTCTGAGGAAGACGAGGAAATCATCAAGTCGGTGGTGGCCGGTGCCATTCCTTCGTACTCGCTGGAGTCCAGGCTCGGGGACTGCAGGCGCGCCGTGGCGATCCGCCGCGAGGCGTTGCAGAGGATGACCGGAACGTCGCTGGAGGGGCTGCCGCTGGAGGGTCTCGATTACGAGTCGATTTTGGGGCAGTGCTGTGAGATGCCGGTGGGGTATGTTCAAATTCCGGTGGGGATCGCGGGGCCGCTGTTGTTGGATGGAAGAGAGTACTCCATTCCAATGGCGACCACCGAAGGGTGCTTGGTGGCGAGCACCAACAGGGGTTGCAAAGCCATCTACGCCTCTGGTGGCGCCACAAGCGTGTTGTTGAGAGATGCCATGACCAGAGCTCCGGTTGTCAGGTTCGGCACCGCCAAGAGGGCTGCTGAATTGATGTTGTTCCTGGAGAATCCCCTCAACTTCGAGACCTTGGCCGTGGTCTTCAACAAGTACTGCactccttttttctctttttcagaAGAACTAAAACCCCAAAATCCCAAAACCCCAAGTGTTGCTTATGGTATTTAAcccttttgtttgatttttggttgCAGGTCCAGCAGATTCGGGAGGCTCCAGAGCATCAAATGCGCAATTGCAGGGAAGAACCTGTACATCAGATTCTCAAGCAGCACTGGAGATGCAATGGGGATGAACATGATCTCCAAAGGCGTCCAGAATGTTTTGGATTTCCTTCAGAATGATTTCCCCGACATGGATGTCATCGGCATCTCTGGTATGTTCTTATTCACAGCAAGTTCTTCGAACTACGTGACAGTTTTTGGGAAATTCGGATTGAGTTGAATGCAATGAATCCAATTTCAGGAAATTATTGCTCGGACAAGAAGTCAACTGCAGTGAACTGGATTGAAGGACGTGGGAAATCCGTGGTCTGCGAGGCCATCATCAAGGAGGAGGTGGTGAAGAAGGTGTTGAAGACCAATGTGGCTGCTTTGGTGGAGCTTAACATGCTCAAGAACCTCACTGGTTCTGCCATGGCTGGAGCCCTTGGCGGATTCAACGCCCACGCCAGCAACATTGTCTCTGCAGTCTACATAGCCACAGGCCAAGACCCCGCCCAGAATGTGGAGAGCTCTCACTGTATCACCATGATGGAGGCTGTCAACGATGGAAAAGACCTCCACGTCTCAGTCACCATGCCCTCTATCGAGGTAATTAATCCAAACCCTCTAACCCTACCATATTGAAtttctgaaaaaaaatggttcaaaTCAAGAACTGTGATACTGGGACTAATTAATTTCTaactattgtgtttgaattcAGGTTGGCACAGTTGGAGGTGGCACCCAACTTGCATCTCAGTCGGCTTGTCTGAACCTGCTTGGGGTGAAGGGTGCAAACAAAGAATCACCGGGAACAAACGCAAGGCTGCTGGCCACCATTGTCGCAGGTTCGGTTCTTGCAGGGGAGCTCTCCCTCATGTCTGCAATTGCAGCTGGACAGCTTGTTAGGAGCCACATGAAATATAACAGGTCCAACAAGGATGTTTCCAAGGCTTGATTTCCCAATCTTGAGGCCACTATAAACCTCAGAATGTTGTAAAAACATAGCGGTGTAGAAACCAATCGTGAACAACAAGGCATGGAGGGGATAAGAAATATCAAAGCATGCCAAGCCAGGGAAaacaaaactgttttttgtaTTCTTTCCTTGAAGCCATGTATAAGAAAACTCTGCAAATTCTGTTGTAAAGTTGGGGGAGTCCAGTGTTCTTTATATGAATCATCTTTTTCCTTTGACCATCCACTTCCGTGTAGATATGATCTCTTGAATCCAATGATTtctcattgttttttaaattagcCCATACATATACATTGCTATGAATTTTTTCCCCATTGAGATGAGATGTTACTCCCATGCATAGATTAAAATGT includes the following:
- the LOC117911449 gene encoding 3-hydroxy-3-methylglutaryl-coenzyme A reductase-like: MDVRRRPVGSVEAKPNRKPLVVDVHDPIKASDALPLPLYLANAVFFGVFFSVVYFLLTRWREKIRTSTPLHVVTLSEIAAIVTFMGSCIYLLGFFGIDFVQGFIARPGHDNEWDAEDDIIVKEDARAVPCGAAIDRAPPVVAVASPKPKVPVSPPSSEEDEEIIKSVVAGAIPSYSLESRLGDCRRAVAIRREALQRMTGTSLEGLPLEGLDYESILGQCCEMPVGYVQIPVGIAGPLLLDGREYSIPMATTEGCLVASTNRGCKAIYASGGATSVLLRDAMTRAPVVRFGTAKRAAELMLFLENPLNFETLAVVFNKSSRFGRLQSIKCAIAGKNLYIRFSSSTGDAMGMNMISKGVQNVLDFLQNDFPDMDVIGISGNYCSDKKSTAVNWIEGRGKSVVCEAIIKEEVVKKVLKTNVAALVELNMLKNLTGSAMAGALGGFNAHASNIVSAVYIATGQDPAQNVESSHCITMMEAVNDGKDLHVSVTMPSIEVGTVGGGTQLASQSACLNLLGVKGANKESPGTNARLLATIVAGSVLAGELSLMSAIAAGQLVRSHMKYNRSNKDVSKA